One segment of Physeter macrocephalus isolate SW-GA chromosome 3, ASM283717v5, whole genome shotgun sequence DNA contains the following:
- the TEKT2 gene encoding tektin-2 isoform X1 encodes MATLSVKPSPRFRLPDWHTNSYLLSTNAERQRDASHQIRQEARVLCNETNNQTIWDEHDNRTRLAERIDTVSWWKEMLDKCLTDLDAEIDALTQMKESAEQNLQAKNLPLDVAIECLTLRESRRDIDVVKDPVEEELHKEVEVTEATKKALQQKISQAFEKLCLLQEVRQQLNSDHRGKMETLDIDRGCFSLNLKSPNISLKINPTRVPNGSTTLQQWDDCSQFNKNQAEAEMKGAIELREAIALTIAKTNNELEAQRVATEFAFRKRLWEMEKVYSELKWQEKNTLEEIAELQEDIRHLEEDLRRKLQNLKLCHTRLETRTYRPNVELCRDQAQYGLTEEVHQLEATTAALKQKLAQARDALDALYQHLTRLQADIACKANSMLLDTKCMDTRRKLTMPAEKFVPEVDTFTRTTNRTLSPLKTGQLELT; translated from the exons ATGGCCACGCTGAGTGTCAAGCCCAGTCCACGCTTCCGGTTGCCGGACTGGCACACCAACAGCTACCTGTTGTCCACTAACGCTGAGCGGCAGCGAGATGCCTCACACCAGATCCGCCAGGAGGCCCGGGTCCTCTGCAATGAGACCAACAACCAG ACCATTTGGGACGAACATGACAATAGGACTCGACTGGCAGAGAGGATTGATACTGTCAGCTGGTGGAAGGAGATGCTGGACAAGTGTCTGACGGATTTAGATGCTGAGATCGACGCCCTGACACAG ATGAAAGAGTCAGCAGAGCAAAACCTGCAGGCCAAGAACCTGCCTCTGGATGTGGCGATTGAGTGCCTGACCCTGCGGGAGAGTCGGCGTGACATTGATGTGGTGAAGGACCCCGTGGAGGAAGAGCTGCACAAAGAGGTAGAGGTCACTGAAGCCACCAAGAAGGCCTTGCAACAGAAGATCAGCCAGGCCTTTGAGAAGCTCTG CCTCCTGCAGGAAGTCCGACAGCAGCTCAACTCTGACCATCGGGGCAAAATGGAGACACTGGACATTGACAGAGGCTGCTTCTCTCTCAACCTCAAGTCCCCGAACATCTCTCTGAAGATTAATCCCACACGTGTCCCCAACGG CTCCACCACACTCCAGCAGTGGGATGACTGCAGTCAGTTCAACAAGAACCAAGCAGAGGCTGAGATGAAAGGGGCCATAGAGCTGAGGGAGGCCATCGCCCTAACTATTGCCAAG ACCAACAACGAACTGGAAGCCCAGAGGGTTGCAACGGAATTTGCCTTTAGGAAGCGGCTGTGGGAGATGGAGAAAGTGTACAGTGAGCTCAAGTGGCAAGAGAAGAAT ACCTTGGAGGAGATTGCCGAGCTGCAGGAGGACATCAGGCATCTGGAGGAGGATCTGCGCAGAAAGTTACAGAACCTGAAGCTATGCCACACCCGGCTAGAGACCAGGACCTACCGGCCCAACGTGGAACTCTGCAGGGACCAG GCACAGTACGGCCTCACTGAGGAGGTTCACCAGTTAGAGGCAACCACTGCTGCCCTGAAGCAGAAGCTGGCGCAGGCACG GGACGCCCTGGATGCCCTGTACCAGCATCTGACCCGGCTGCAGGCTGACATCGCTTGCAAGGCCAACTCCATGCTCTTGGACACCAAGTGCATGGACACCCGGCGGAAGCTGACCATGCCGGCTGAGAAGTTTGTGCCGGAGGTGGACACCTTCACCCGCACCACAAACCGCACCCTGAGTCCACTCAAAACCGGCCAGCTGGAGCTAACCTAG
- the TEKT2 gene encoding tektin-2 isoform X2, whose protein sequence is MATLSVKPSPRFRLPDWHTNSYLLSTNAERQRDASHQIRQEARVLCNETNNQTIWDEHDNRTRLAERIDTVSWWKEMLDKCLTDLDAEIDALTQMKESAEQNLQAKNLPLDVAIECLTLRESRRDIDVVKDPVEEELHKEVEVTEATKKALQQKISQAFEKLCLLQEVRQQLNSDHRGKMETLDIDRGCFSLNLKSPNISLKINPTRVPNGSTTLQQWDDCSQFNKNQAEAEMKGAIELREAIALTIAKTNNELEAQRVATEFAFRKRLWEMEKVYSELKWQEKNTLEEIAELQEDIRHLEEDLRRKLQNLKLCHTRLETRTYRPNVELCRDQAQYGLTEEVHQLEATTAALKQKLAQARLTSLARPTPCSWTPSAWTPGGS, encoded by the exons ATGGCCACGCTGAGTGTCAAGCCCAGTCCACGCTTCCGGTTGCCGGACTGGCACACCAACAGCTACCTGTTGTCCACTAACGCTGAGCGGCAGCGAGATGCCTCACACCAGATCCGCCAGGAGGCCCGGGTCCTCTGCAATGAGACCAACAACCAG ACCATTTGGGACGAACATGACAATAGGACTCGACTGGCAGAGAGGATTGATACTGTCAGCTGGTGGAAGGAGATGCTGGACAAGTGTCTGACGGATTTAGATGCTGAGATCGACGCCCTGACACAG ATGAAAGAGTCAGCAGAGCAAAACCTGCAGGCCAAGAACCTGCCTCTGGATGTGGCGATTGAGTGCCTGACCCTGCGGGAGAGTCGGCGTGACATTGATGTGGTGAAGGACCCCGTGGAGGAAGAGCTGCACAAAGAGGTAGAGGTCACTGAAGCCACCAAGAAGGCCTTGCAACAGAAGATCAGCCAGGCCTTTGAGAAGCTCTG CCTCCTGCAGGAAGTCCGACAGCAGCTCAACTCTGACCATCGGGGCAAAATGGAGACACTGGACATTGACAGAGGCTGCTTCTCTCTCAACCTCAAGTCCCCGAACATCTCTCTGAAGATTAATCCCACACGTGTCCCCAACGG CTCCACCACACTCCAGCAGTGGGATGACTGCAGTCAGTTCAACAAGAACCAAGCAGAGGCTGAGATGAAAGGGGCCATAGAGCTGAGGGAGGCCATCGCCCTAACTATTGCCAAG ACCAACAACGAACTGGAAGCCCAGAGGGTTGCAACGGAATTTGCCTTTAGGAAGCGGCTGTGGGAGATGGAGAAAGTGTACAGTGAGCTCAAGTGGCAAGAGAAGAAT ACCTTGGAGGAGATTGCCGAGCTGCAGGAGGACATCAGGCATCTGGAGGAGGATCTGCGCAGAAAGTTACAGAACCTGAAGCTATGCCACACCCGGCTAGAGACCAGGACCTACCGGCCCAACGTGGAACTCTGCAGGGACCAG GCACAGTACGGCCTCACTGAGGAGGTTCACCAGTTAGAGGCAACCACTGCTGCCCTGAAGCAGAAGCTGGCGCAGGCACG GCTGACATCGCTTGCAAGGCCAACTCCATGCTCTTGGACACCAAGTGCATGGACACCCGGCGGAAGCTGA
- the COL8A2 gene encoding collagen alpha-2(VIII) chain, whose product MRGALTSLSSLPPPLLLLLLVLGCGLRAAASGGAAGAAGYPPVQYVQPMHKGPVGPPFREGKGQYLEMPLPLLPMDLKGEPGPPGKPGPRGPPGPPGFPGKPGTGKPGLHGQPGPAGPPGFSRMGKAGPPGLPGKVGPPGQPGLRGEPGIRGDQGLRGPPGPPGLPGPSGIAVPGKPGPQGVPGPPGFGGEPGPQGQPGPPGDRGLKGENGVGQPGLPGAPGQGGAPGPPGLPGPAGLGKPGLDGFPGAPGNKGESGPPGLPGPRGEPGALGPKGPPGLDGMGVPGSAGVPGPQGPPGAKGEPGTRGPPGLIGPTGYGMPGLPGPKGDRGPAGVPGLLGDRGEPGEDGEPGEQGPQGLGGPPGLPGSAGLPGRRGPPGPKGETGPGGPPGVPGIRGDQGLSGLAGKPGLPGERGLPGAHGPPGPTGPKGEPGFTGRPGGPGVAGALGQKGDLGLPGQPGLRGPSGIPGLQGPAGPIGPQGLPGLKGEPGLPGPPGEGKVGEPGMAGPTGPPGVPGSPGLTGPPGPPGPPGPPGAPGAFDETGIAGLHLPSGGVQGAVLGKGTKPRFGLGELSAHATPAFTAVLTSPFPASGMPVKFDRTLYNGHSGYNPATGIFTCPVGGVYYFAYHVHVKGTNVWVALYKNNVPATYTYDEYKKGYLDQASGGAVLQLRPNDQVWVQMPSDQANGLYSTEYIHSSFSGFLLCPT is encoded by the exons ATGCGGGGGGCTCTGACGTCCCTGTCTTCGCTGCCGCcacctctgctgctgctgttgctggtgCTGGGGTGCGGGCTGAGGGCGGCCGCCAGCGGTGGAGCCGCCGGGGCAGCGGGCTACCCGCCGGTGCAGTACGTGCAGCCCATGCACAAAGGACCCGTGGGGCCGCCCTTCCGCGAGGGCAAGGGCCAATACCTGG aaaTGCCTCTACCGCTGTTGCCAATGGACCTGAAAGGAGAGCCTGGTCCCCCTGGAAAACCCGGGCCGCGGGGTCCCCCTGGCCCTCCTGGCTTCCCAGGAAAACCAGGCACTGGAAAACCAGGGCTACATGGGCAGCCTGGACCTGCTGGCCCCCCTGGCTTCTCCCGGATGGGCAAGGCTGGTCCCCCAGGGCTTCCAGGCAAGGTTGGCCCACCAGGGCAGCCGGGGCTTCGGGGGGAGCCAGGGATACGAGGGGACCAGGGCCTCCGGGGGCCCCCAGGGCCCCCTGGCCTACCTGGGCCCTCAGGCATTGCTGTCCCTGGAAAACCAGGCCCCCAGGGGGTGCCAGGGCCCCCAGGATTTGGGGGGGAGCCAGGGCCCCAGGGACAGCCTGGGCCCCCGGGTGATCGAGGCCTCAAGGGCGAAAATGGAGTGGGCCAACCAGGGCTTCCTGGAGCCCCAGGCCAGGGGGGTGCCCCCGGACCCCCTGGTCTCCCTGGTCCAGCTGGCTTGGGCAAACCAGGTTTGGATGGGTTTCCTGGGGCCCCTGGAAATAAGGGTGAGTCTGGGCCTCCTGGGCTGCCAGGACCCAGGGGGGAGCCAGGAGCTTTGGGCCCAAAAGGGCCCCCTGGGCTGGATGGTATGGGGGTACCAGGGTCAGCAGGAGTGCCAGGGCCACAGGGCCCACCAGGGGCCAAAGGGGAGCCAGGCACCCGGGGCCCTCCTGGCCTGATAGGCCCCACTGGCTATGGGATGCCAGGGCTGCCAGGTCCCAAGGGGGACAGGGGCCCAGCTGGGGTCCCGGGGCTCTTGGGGGACAGGGGCGAGCCAGGTGAGGATGGGGAGCCAGGAGAACAGGGACCACAGGGCCTTGGGGGCCCCCCTGGACTTCCCGGGTCTGCAGGGCTACCTGGCCGACGTGGGCCCCCAGGGCCTAAGGGGGAGACGGGGCCTGGAGGACCCCCAGGAGTGCCTGGCATTCGGGGTGACCAGGGGCTTAGTGGCCTGGCTGGGAAACCTGGGCTCCCAGGAGAGAGGGGGCTTCCAGGGGCTCATGGACCTCCTGGACCGACTGGGCCCAAAGGCGAGCCAGGTTTCACGGGCCGCCCTGGAGGACCGGGGGTGGCAGGAGCCCTGGGGCAGAAGGGTGACTTGGGGCTCCCTGGGCAGCCTGGCCTGAGGGGCCCTTCTGGAATCCCAGGACTCCAGGGTCCGGCTGGCCCTATCGGGCCGCAGGGTCTGCCAGGACTGAAGGGTGAACCAGGCCTGCCGGGGCCCCCTGgagaggggaaagtgggggaacCTGGCATGGCTGGGCCTACAGGGCCTCCTGGGGTCCCAGGCTCCCCAGGACTCACAGGCCCTCCTGGGCCTCCCGGACCTCCCGGGCCCCCTGGTGCCCCTGGGGCCTTCGATGAGACTGGCATCGCCGGCCTGCACCTGCCCAGCGGCGGCGTGCAGGGAGCTGTGCTAGGCAAGGGGACCAAGCCCCGGTTTGGGCTGGGCGAGCTGTCGGCCCACGCCACGCCCGCCTTCACCGCTGTGCTCACCTCACCCTTCCCCGCCTCAGGCATGCCTGTGAAGTTTGACCGGACCCTCTACAATGGCCACAGTGGCTACAACCCGGCCACCGGCATCTTCACCTGCCCCGTGGGCGGGGTCTACTACTTTGCTTACCATGTGCACGTCAAGGGCACCAACGTGTGGGTGGCCCTGTACAAGAACAACGTGCCAGCCACCTACACCTATGACGAGTACAAGAAGGGCTACCTGGACCAGGCATCTGGGGGGGCCGTGCTCCAGCTGCGGCCCAACGACCAGGTCTGGGTGCAGATGCCCTCGGACCAGGCCAATGGCCTCTACTCCACCGAGTACATCCACTCCTCCTTTTCAGGATTCTTGCTGTGCCCCACATAA
- the ADPRS gene encoding ADP-ribosylhydrolase ARH3 yields MAAAAVMTAAGCGRAGAARSLSRFRGCLAGALLGDCVGAVYEARDTVDLISVLRRVQDLEPDPGSPGSARTEALCYTDDTAMARALVQSLLAKEAFDEMDMAHRFAQEYKKDPDRGYGAGVITVFRKLLSPKCRDVFEPARAQFNGKGSYGNGGAMRVAGISLAYSSVQDVQKFARLSAQLTHASSLGYNGAILQALAVHLALQGESSSEHFLEQLLGHMEELESDAQSVSDARELGMEERPYSSRLKKIGELLEQDSVTREEVVSELGNGIAAFESVPTAIYCFLRCMEPDPEIPSAFNSLQRTLIYSISLGGDTDTIATMAGAIAGAYYGMEQVPESWQQSCEGYEETDVLAQSLHRVFQKNL; encoded by the exons atggcggcggcggcggtgatGACGGCGGCGGGCTGCGGAAGGGCTGGGGCGGCCCGCTCCCTCTCCCGCTTCCGAGGCTGCCTGGCGGGCGCGCTGCTCGGGGACTGCGTGGGCGCCGTCTACGAGGCGCGCGACACCGTCGACCTGATATCAGTCCTGCGTCGGGTCCAGGACCTGGAGCCGGACCCCGGCTCGCCGGGGAGCGCGCGGACag AAGCACTGTGCTACACAGACGACACAGCCATGGCCAGGGCGCTGGTGCAGTCCCTGCTGGCCAAGGAGGCCTTCGACGAGATGGACATGGCTCACAG GTTTGCTCAGGAGTACAAGAAAGACCCTGACCGGGGTTATGGTGCTGGAGTGATCACCGTCTTCAGGAAGCTCCTGAGCCCCAAGTGCCGTGATGTCTTTGAGCCTGCCCGGGCCCAGTTTAATGGCAAAGGCTCCTACGGCAATGGGGGCGCCATGCGGGTGGCCGGCATCTCCCTGGCCTATAGCAGTGTCCAGGATGTGCAGAAG TTTGCCCGGCTCTCGGCCCAGCTGACACACGCCTCCTCCCTGGGTTACAACGGTGCCATCCTGCAGGCCCTGGCTGTGCACCTGGCTTTGCAGGGTGAGTCGTCCAGTGAGCACTTCCTTGAACAACTCCTGGGCCACATGGAGGAGCTGGAGAGTGATGCCCAGTCCGTGTCAGATGCCCGGGA GTTGGGCATGGAGGAGCGTCCGTACTCCAGCCGACTGAAGAAGATTGGGGAGCTTCTAGAGCAGGACTCAGTGACCAGAGAGGAGGTGGTGTCCGAGCTAG GGAATGGCATTGCTGCCTTTGAATCTGTGCCCACCGCCATCTATTGCTTCCTGCGCTGCATGGAGCCCGACCCCGAGATCCCCTCTGCCTTCAACAGCCTCCAGAGGACTCTCATCTATTCCATCTCACTTGGTGGGGACACAGACACCATTGCCACCATGGCTGGGGCCATTGCTGGCGCCTACTATGGCATGGAACAGGTGCCAGAGAGCTGGCAGCAAAGCTGTGAGGGCTATGAGGAGACTGACGTCCTGGCCCAGAGCCTGCACCGGGTCTTCCAGAAGAATCTGTGA
- the TEKT2 gene encoding tektin-2 isoform X3 — protein sequence MLDKCLTDLDAEIDALTQMKESAEQNLQAKNLPLDVAIECLTLRESRRDIDVVKDPVEEELHKEVEVTEATKKALQQKISQAFEKLCLLQEVRQQLNSDHRGKMETLDIDRGCFSLNLKSPNISLKINPTRVPNGSTTLQQWDDCSQFNKNQAEAEMKGAIELREAIALTIAKTNNELEAQRVATEFAFRKRLWEMEKVYSELKWQEKNTLEEIAELQEDIRHLEEDLRRKLQNLKLCHTRLETRTYRPNVELCRDQAQYGLTEEVHQLEATTAALKQKLAQARDALDALYQHLTRLQADIACKANSMLLDTKCMDTRRKLTMPAEKFVPEVDTFTRTTNRTLSPLKTGQLELT from the exons ATGCTGGACAAGTGTCTGACGGATTTAGATGCTGAGATCGACGCCCTGACACAG ATGAAAGAGTCAGCAGAGCAAAACCTGCAGGCCAAGAACCTGCCTCTGGATGTGGCGATTGAGTGCCTGACCCTGCGGGAGAGTCGGCGTGACATTGATGTGGTGAAGGACCCCGTGGAGGAAGAGCTGCACAAAGAGGTAGAGGTCACTGAAGCCACCAAGAAGGCCTTGCAACAGAAGATCAGCCAGGCCTTTGAGAAGCTCTG CCTCCTGCAGGAAGTCCGACAGCAGCTCAACTCTGACCATCGGGGCAAAATGGAGACACTGGACATTGACAGAGGCTGCTTCTCTCTCAACCTCAAGTCCCCGAACATCTCTCTGAAGATTAATCCCACACGTGTCCCCAACGG CTCCACCACACTCCAGCAGTGGGATGACTGCAGTCAGTTCAACAAGAACCAAGCAGAGGCTGAGATGAAAGGGGCCATAGAGCTGAGGGAGGCCATCGCCCTAACTATTGCCAAG ACCAACAACGAACTGGAAGCCCAGAGGGTTGCAACGGAATTTGCCTTTAGGAAGCGGCTGTGGGAGATGGAGAAAGTGTACAGTGAGCTCAAGTGGCAAGAGAAGAAT ACCTTGGAGGAGATTGCCGAGCTGCAGGAGGACATCAGGCATCTGGAGGAGGATCTGCGCAGAAAGTTACAGAACCTGAAGCTATGCCACACCCGGCTAGAGACCAGGACCTACCGGCCCAACGTGGAACTCTGCAGGGACCAG GCACAGTACGGCCTCACTGAGGAGGTTCACCAGTTAGAGGCAACCACTGCTGCCCTGAAGCAGAAGCTGGCGCAGGCACG GGACGCCCTGGATGCCCTGTACCAGCATCTGACCCGGCTGCAGGCTGACATCGCTTGCAAGGCCAACTCCATGCTCTTGGACACCAAGTGCATGGACACCCGGCGGAAGCTGACCATGCCGGCTGAGAAGTTTGTGCCGGAGGTGGACACCTTCACCCGCACCACAAACCGCACCCTGAGTCCACTCAAAACCGGCCAGCTGGAGCTAACCTAG